The following coding sequences are from one Devosia neptuniae window:
- the mmsB gene encoding multiple monosaccharide ABC transporter permease, whose product MTTETAPSGVTATGEKVTVQELSVWGALQANMRDYGLMLALILIMLFFQYFTGGVLFKPVNLTNIILQNSYIIVMALGMLLVIVAGHIDLSVGSVSGFVGALAAMLMVGWRFPPELAFLANPFVAGAICIVVGAVIGAAQGYLIAYHKIPSFIVTLAGMLIFKGLSLAILAGKSVGPFPAEFQLLSAGFIPDLIGPTTLVAASEGVQPVVLHTTSLVIAIVGVVAMVAFAIHGRSRRKARGYESEPFGLFVAKNLVVAAIVLFFGYMLASYRGLPNVLVVMALLIALFVFITKRMTFGRRIYALGGNLKAAALSGIKTERLTFYVFAIMGALAALAGMIYAARLNSATPKAGQGLELDVIASVFIGGASALGGVGAVAGAVIGAFIMGVMNNGMSIMGVNIDWQQMIKGIVLLAAVFFDLYNKNKA is encoded by the coding sequence ATGACCACAGAAACTGCCCCGTCGGGCGTCACCGCAACCGGCGAAAAGGTCACGGTTCAGGAGCTCAGCGTCTGGGGCGCCCTGCAGGCCAATATGCGCGATTACGGCCTTATGCTGGCGCTGATCCTGATCATGCTGTTCTTCCAGTATTTCACTGGCGGCGTGCTGTTCAAGCCGGTCAACCTCACAAATATCATCCTGCAGAACAGCTATATCATCGTGATGGCGCTGGGCATGTTGCTGGTCATCGTGGCCGGCCATATCGATCTGTCGGTGGGCTCGGTTTCGGGCTTTGTCGGCGCGCTAGCCGCCATGCTGATGGTGGGCTGGCGCTTCCCGCCTGAATTGGCATTTCTCGCCAATCCCTTCGTTGCCGGCGCGATCTGTATCGTCGTGGGCGCCGTGATCGGGGCGGCGCAGGGCTATTTGATCGCCTACCACAAGATCCCCAGCTTCATCGTGACGCTGGCCGGCATGCTGATCTTCAAGGGCCTGTCGCTGGCCATCCTGGCCGGCAAGTCGGTGGGTCCGTTCCCGGCCGAATTCCAGCTGCTGTCGGCTGGGTTCATCCCTGATCTGATCGGGCCGACCACGCTGGTTGCCGCCAGCGAGGGCGTGCAGCCGGTCGTGCTGCACACCACGAGCCTGGTCATCGCCATTGTCGGCGTGGTCGCCATGGTGGCGTTCGCCATTCACGGCCGCTCCCGCCGCAAGGCGCGCGGCTATGAAAGCGAGCCCTTCGGCCTGTTCGTCGCCAAGAACCTGGTCGTCGCCGCCATAGTGCTGTTCTTCGGCTATATGCTGGCCTCCTATCGCGGCCTGCCGAACGTGCTGGTGGTGATGGCGCTGCTGATTGCGCTGTTCGTGTTCATCACCAAGCGCATGACCTTTGGTCGCCGCATCTATGCACTGGGCGGTAACCTCAAGGCGGCGGCCCTGTCGGGCATCAAGACCGAACGGCTGACCTTCTATGTGTTCGCCATCATGGGCGCGCTGGCCGCCTTGGCCGGCATGATCTATGCGGCCCGCCTCAACTCCGCCACGCCCAAAGCCGGGCAGGGGCTGGAGCTGGACGTGATCGCCTCGGTCTTCATCGGCGGCGCCTCGGCGCTGGGCGGTGTGGGTGCCGTGGCGGGCGCGGTGATCGGCGCCTTCATCATGGGCGTGATGAACAACGGCATGTCGATCATGGGCGTCAACATCGATTGGCAGCAGATGATCAAGGGCATCGTGCTGCTCGCGGCGGTGTTCTTCGATCTCTACAACAAGAACAAGGCCTGA
- a CDS encoding MraY family glycosyltransferase, which produces MLTYLSEFIAPFWGPARLLASYPVLAALGALLSATLSLLMLPRVWHVLTKDKGRAHAVNAEESVGKPVGVGIFIVLITVGVLLICLPFDPKLYFCLGALLIASGVGYLDDSKPGGLSELTLGLTDLAIALFVCVVLMNGANTEIWLPFTSAHFTLPWWSGVLLYTPVVWLCINAVNCNDGVDGVSGTLSSFTICVLGFLLYFVVGDVTNAKYLLIPYNPDAVSWALAAAVFCGAILGYLWHNAPPSAALMGDAGSRPIGLFVGMCVVVTGNPATVFFVGALLLFNGATGLAKVALMRLFGWRILGSIRFPFHDHVRKNLHWSNAQVLLRFLLIHVASIWLLVILLIKVR; this is translated from the coding sequence ATGCTCACTTACCTCTCCGAGTTCATCGCCCCGTTCTGGGGCCCGGCGCGATTGCTGGCCTCCTATCCGGTGCTGGCGGCATTGGGCGCGCTGCTATCGGCGACGCTGTCGCTGCTGATGCTGCCGCGGGTCTGGCATGTGCTGACCAAGGACAAGGGGCGGGCGCATGCGGTCAATGCCGAGGAGAGCGTCGGCAAGCCGGTGGGGGTGGGCATTTTTATCGTGCTGATCACGGTGGGCGTGCTGCTGATCTGCCTGCCGTTTGATCCCAAGCTGTATTTTTGCCTCGGGGCGCTGTTGATCGCTTCGGGCGTCGGGTATCTGGATGACAGCAAGCCGGGCGGGTTGAGCGAATTGACGCTGGGGCTGACGGATCTGGCGATCGCGCTGTTCGTCTGCGTGGTGCTGATGAACGGCGCCAATACGGAGATCTGGCTGCCGTTTACCTCGGCGCATTTCACGCTGCCCTGGTGGAGCGGGGTGCTGCTCTATACCCCGGTGGTGTGGCTGTGCATCAATGCGGTGAACTGCAATGACGGAGTGGATGGGGTGTCCGGCACGCTGTCGTCATTCACCATCTGCGTGCTGGGTTTCCTGCTCTATTTCGTGGTTGGCGATGTCACCAATGCGAAATACCTGCTGATCCCGTACAATCCCGATGCGGTCAGTTGGGCGCTGGCGGCGGCGGTGTTTTGCGGGGCCATATTGGGCTATCTCTGGCACAATGCGCCGCCCAGCGCGGCTTTGATGGGCGATGCGGGATCGCGGCCGATCGGGCTATTTGTCGGCATGTGCGTGGTGGTTACCGGCAATCCGGCGACGGTGTTTTTCGTGGGCGCGCTGCTGTTGTTCAATGGTGCTACGGGGCTGGCCAAGGTGGCGCTGATGCGGCTGTTCGGCTGGCGGATTCTGGGGTCGATCCGGTTTCCGTTTCATGACCATGTGCGCAAGAACCTGCACTGGTCCAATGCGCAGGTACTGTTGCGGTTTTTGCTTATTCACGTGGCGAGTATCTGGCTGCTGGTGATCCTCCTGATCAAGGTGCGATAG
- the mmsA gene encoding multiple monosaccharide ABC transporter ATP-binding protein → MTDTILEMRGITKTFPGVKALQDVNLDVREAEIHAIVGENGAGKSTLMKVLSGVYPAGSYDGQIIYKGQEQNFKSIRDSEHVGIVIIHQELALVPLLSIAENIFLGNEQAKGGVIDWDETRDGARKLLSMVGLKEDPDTLVTNIGVGKQQLVEIAKALSKEVKLLILDEPTASLSEKDSAALLDLLVEFRRQGITSILISHKLNEISKVADRITVIRDGRTIETMNKEQISEDRIITSMVGRSLDDRYPSRTPQIGEVVFEVKNWSVYHPQHRDRQVIKNIDLNVRKGEVVGIAGLMGSGRTEFAMSLFGKSYGQKISGEVFLHGKKIDTSSVGKAVSHGIAYATEDRKTYGLNLIDHIKNNTTLANLGGVSRFGVIDDLAELDAANDYRKKTNIRSSSVYQVTGNLSGGNQQKVVLSKWLFANPEVLILDEPTRGIDVGAKYEIYTIINQLAAQGKAILVISSEMPELLGITDRLYVMNEGRMVGEMPTAEASQEKIMRAIVRAEGKAS, encoded by the coding sequence ATGACCGATACTATTCTAGAGATGCGCGGCATCACCAAGACGTTCCCGGGCGTCAAGGCGCTGCAGGACGTCAATCTCGATGTCCGCGAAGCCGAGATCCACGCCATCGTGGGCGAGAACGGCGCGGGCAAGTCGACCCTGATGAAGGTGCTCAGCGGGGTCTATCCGGCCGGCAGCTATGACGGGCAGATCATCTACAAGGGCCAGGAACAGAACTTCAAATCCATCCGCGACAGCGAGCATGTCGGTATCGTCATCATCCACCAGGAGCTGGCGCTGGTGCCGCTGCTGTCGATTGCGGAAAACATTTTCCTCGGCAATGAACAGGCCAAGGGTGGCGTGATCGACTGGGACGAGACCCGCGATGGCGCGCGCAAGCTGCTGTCCATGGTCGGGCTCAAGGAAGATCCCGATACGCTGGTGACCAATATCGGCGTGGGCAAGCAGCAATTGGTGGAGATCGCCAAGGCGCTGTCCAAAGAGGTCAAGCTGCTGATCCTGGACGAACCCACGGCGAGCCTCTCCGAAAAGGACAGCGCGGCTTTGCTCGACCTGCTGGTCGAATTCCGCCGCCAGGGCATTACCTCGATCCTGATCTCGCACAAGCTCAACGAAATCAGCAAGGTCGCCGACCGGATCACCGTGATCCGCGATGGGCGCACCATCGAGACCATGAACAAGGAGCAGATCTCGGAAGACCGGATCATCACCTCGATGGTGGGCCGTTCGCTCGATGATCGCTATCCCAGCCGCACGCCGCAGATTGGCGAAGTGGTGTTCGAGGTTAAGAACTGGAGCGTCTATCACCCCCAGCATCGCGACCGGCAGGTGATCAAGAATATCGACCTGAACGTGCGCAAGGGCGAAGTGGTGGGTATTGCCGGGCTGATGGGCTCGGGCCGCACCGAATTCGCCATGAGCCTGTTTGGCAAATCCTATGGCCAGAAGATCTCCGGCGAAGTCTTCCTGCATGGCAAGAAGATCGACACGTCCAGCGTCGGCAAGGCGGTCTCTCACGGCATCGCTTACGCGACCGAGGACCGCAAGACCTATGGCCTCAACCTGATCGACCACATCAAGAACAATACGACCCTGGCTAATCTCGGGGGCGTGTCGCGCTTTGGGGTGATCGACGACCTGGCCGAACTCGACGCGGCCAATGACTACCGCAAGAAGACCAATATCCGCTCCTCGAGCGTCTATCAGGTGACGGGTAACCTGTCGGGTGGCAATCAGCAGAAGGTGGTGCTCAGCAAGTGGCTGTTCGCCAATCCCGAAGTGCTGATCCTGGACGAGCCGACGCGCGGCATCGATGTCGGCGCGAAATACGAAATCTACACCATCATCAACCAGCTGGCGGCGCAGGGTAAGGCAATCCTGGTCATCTCCTCGGAAATGCCCGAACTGCTCGGCATTACCGACCGGCTTTATGTAATGAACGAAGGCCGCATGGTGGGCGAAATGCCCACTGCCGAGGCGAGCCAGGAAAAGATCATGCGCGCGATCGTTCGCGCGGAAGGGAAGGCATCATGA